GCTGGCCTCCCGCCGCTCCGGTGAGGAGCGGGAGATCCTGCTCGGGCTGGCCGCCGCGGAGGAGCGCCACGTGGCGCACTGGGAGGGCCTGCTCGGCGAGGACGTCGGCAGGCTGCGCCGCGGTACCCCGCGGACGCGGCTGATGACCTTCCTCGCCCGCCACTTCGGCTGGGTGTTCGTGCTGGCGCTCATGCAGCAGGCCGAGAGCCGGCCGGTCTACGACTCCGACTCCGACGCCCCGCCCGCGATGGCGGCCGACGAGCGGATCCACGGCGAGGTCGTGCGCGGGCTCGCCGCGCGGGGGCGGGCCCGGATGTCGGGAACGCTGCGCGCGGCGGTCTTCGGGGCCAACGACGGGCTGGTGAGCAACATCGCGCTGGTCCTCGGGGTGATCGGCGGCGGAGCCGGCACGCAGACCGTGCTGCTGACCGGGCTGTCGGGGCTGCTGGCCGGGGCGCTGTCGATGGCGGCCGGGGAGTACATCTCGGTGAGCTCGCAGCGCGAGCTGCTGGCCGCCTCCACACCGGACGAGGCCGCGCGGGCGTCGTTGCCCGCACTCGACGTCGACGCCAACGAGCTCGCCCTGGTCTACCGGGCGCGGGGGATGCCGGCGGAGGAGGCCCGGCGGCACGCCGACGCGGTGCTGCGCCGCGAGCACTCCGGTCCGGCCCCGGCCGTGTCCGGCTCCGAGGGCGCCGACGTCGTCGGCAGCGGGATCGGCGCGGCGGGGGCCAGCTTCGCGTTCTTCGGAACCGGTGCGCTGGTGCCGGTGCTGCCGTTCCTGGCCGGGGCGGAGGGCCTCGCCGCCGTCGTGGCGGCCGGGCTGCTCACCGGGGTCGCGCTGATGCTCACCGGCGGAGTCGTGGGGGTGCTGTCCGGCGCGCCGCCGCTGCGTCGCGCACTGCGCCAGTTCGCCATCGGCGCGGCCGCCGCGGCACTGACCTACCTGCTCGGACTGGCCTTCGGCGCCACCCTGGGCTGATGATCGGTTGCGGCCGTCGAGGCCGATCGGGACGAGGAGCCTTCCGTCGGCCGTGTGGGGCCGCACAGCAGACCTCCGGTCACCGGACCGCAACCGATCCCGCCGGGCGCACCACCCGACCACTGCGAACCTCGGGAAGTACGGCGGCACCCACGCCACCACGGTCAGCACGCAGAAGGCGAAGAACCACGCCCTGAACACCGCCGACCGCGCGGTCGGGCGCCGCCTCCACCGCGCGGTCGGCGTCCGATCGGTGCGGCCGGGCATGCGCGCCGCGTCCACGGGTAGTCGGCCCGGCGTCGGCTCGGTGCTGCGTGCGGGGGGTGGGAATGCGGGTATTGCGGCTGTGCTCGGTTTTCGAGGTGCCGCCGGGCGTGCTGGAGGGGCGGGGGCGCCGGTTCGATCCCGTCGGGGGGATGCAGAACCACACCGCCCGGTTGAGCGAGGAGCTCGACCGGTTGGGGGTGGCGCAGACGGTTCTGACGACCCGGCCGCCCGGCGCGCCGACGCGGGAGCCGCTGGGGA
This sequence is a window from Spinactinospora alkalitolerans. Protein-coding genes within it:
- a CDS encoding VIT1/CCC1 transporter family protein → MGAGDDEESEPPFGPSPAMLRRWRRLLADEQEAARAYRELASRRSGEEREILLGLAAAEERHVAHWEGLLGEDVGRLRRGTPRTRLMTFLARHFGWVFVLALMQQAESRPVYDSDSDAPPAMAADERIHGEVVRGLAARGRARMSGTLRAAVFGANDGLVSNIALVLGVIGGGAGTQTVLLTGLSGLLAGALSMAAGEYISVSSQRELLAASTPDEAARASLPALDVDANELALVYRARGMPAEEARRHADAVLRREHSGPAPAVSGSEGADVVGSGIGAAGASFAFFGTGALVPVLPFLAGAEGLAAVVAAGLLTGVALMLTGGVVGVLSGAPPLRRALRQFAIGAAAAALTYLLGLAFGATLG